One genomic window of Pseudomonas chlororaphis subsp. piscium includes the following:
- a CDS encoding 3-oxoacyl-ACP reductase: MSDRYIDFANSSIGHRLVGALGLPSPVRLERWQAGRMRPVEGALLIGGGPLTQQVGAIASRLTESIYSYGTDPTLATAWIPGHGPRLKAVVFDASDILQTDQLKQLREFFQPLMKNLEPSAHLVILGRAPETLGDPFAASAQRALEGFSRSLAKELRGGATLQLLYVGDGAESQLEGALRFFLSPKSAYISGQAIRLNPCATQVQDWTRPLAGARALVTGAARGIGASIAETLARDGAQVVLLDVPAAKTDLEALAARLGGHAITLDICAEDAATRLVEQLPDGIDILVHNAGITRDKTLANMTPEFWDAVLAVNLNAPQVLTKALLDNGTLHDNGRVILLASISGIAGNRGQTNYAASKAGLIGLAQSWAPLLQERGISINAVAPGFIETQMTAHIPFALREAGRRMSSLGQGGLPQDVAEAVAWLGQPGSGAVTGQALRVCGQSVLGA, translated from the coding sequence ATGTCAGATCGTTACATCGACTTCGCCAACTCGTCCATCGGCCACCGCCTGGTCGGGGCCCTTGGCCTGCCGTCGCCGGTACGTCTGGAGCGCTGGCAGGCCGGCCGCATGCGCCCGGTCGAGGGGGCGCTGCTGATCGGCGGCGGCCCGCTGACCCAGCAGGTCGGCGCCATCGCCTCGCGGCTGACCGAGAGCATCTACAGCTACGGCACCGATCCGACCCTCGCCACGGCCTGGATTCCCGGCCACGGCCCCAGGCTCAAGGCCGTGGTGTTCGACGCCAGCGACATCCTCCAGACCGACCAGCTCAAGCAATTGCGCGAATTTTTCCAGCCGTTGATGAAGAACCTCGAACCCAGCGCGCACCTGGTGATTCTCGGCCGCGCCCCGGAAACCCTCGGCGATCCGTTCGCCGCCAGCGCCCAGCGCGCCCTGGAGGGCTTCAGCCGGTCGCTGGCCAAGGAGCTGCGCGGCGGCGCCACCCTGCAATTGCTGTACGTCGGTGACGGTGCCGAAAGCCAGCTGGAAGGCGCGCTGCGCTTCTTCCTCTCGCCGAAAAGCGCTTACATCTCAGGCCAGGCGATCCGCCTGAACCCCTGCGCCACCCAGGTCCAGGACTGGACCCGGCCCCTGGCCGGCGCGCGGGCCCTGGTCACCGGCGCGGCGCGCGGCATCGGCGCCTCGATCGCCGAGACCCTGGCCCGGGATGGCGCCCAGGTGGTGCTGCTGGACGTGCCCGCCGCCAAGACCGACCTCGAAGCCCTGGCCGCGCGCCTGGGCGGCCACGCGATCACCCTGGATATCTGCGCCGAAGACGCCGCGACCCGGCTGGTGGAACAGTTGCCGGACGGCATCGATATCCTGGTGCACAACGCCGGGATCACCCGCGACAAGACCCTGGCCAACATGACCCCGGAATTCTGGGACGCGGTGCTGGCGGTCAACCTCAACGCCCCGCAGGTGCTGACCAAGGCACTGCTGGACAACGGCACCCTGCACGACAACGGCCGGGTGATCCTGCTGGCGTCCATCAGCGGCATCGCCGGCAATCGTGGGCAGACCAACTATGCGGCGAGCAAGGCCGGGCTGATCGGCCTGGCCCAGTCCTGGGCTCCGCTGCTGCAGGAGCGCGGCATCAGCATCAACGCCGTGGCCCCGGGCTTTATCGAAACCCAGATGACCGCGCACATTCCGTTCGCCCTGCGCGAGGCCGGGCGGCGCATGAGTTCGCTGGGGCAAGGCGGCCTGCCGCAGGATGTCGCCGAAGCCGTGGCCTGGCTCGGCCAGCCGGGCAGCGGCGCGGTCACCGGACAAGCGCTGCGAGTCTGTGGGCAAAGCGTATTGGGAGCCTGA
- a CDS encoding acetyl-CoA C-acetyltransferase yields the protein MTQLRRVAIIGGNRIPFARSNGPYATASNQAMLTAALEGLIERYNLHGLRMGEVAAGAVLKHSRDFNLTRECVLGSRLSPTTPAYDIQQACGTGLEAALLVANKIALGQIDCGIAGGVDTTSDAPIGVNEGLRKILLQANRGKTLGDKLKTFLQLRPQHLKPELPRNGEPRTGLSMGQHCELMAQTWNIPRDEQDQLALESHQKMAAAYAEGWHDDLMTPFLGLTRDNNLRPDLTLEKLASLQPVFERSDKGTLTAGNSTPLTDGASLVLLGSEEWAKERGLPILAYLRDGEAAAVDFVRGAEGLLMAPVYAVPRLLARNGLTLQDFDYYEIHEAFAAQVLCTLKAWEDGDYCKSRLGLDAPLGSIDRGRLNVKGSSLAAGHPFAATGGRIVANLAKLLEVAGKGRGLISICAAGGQGVTAIIER from the coding sequence ATGACTCAGCTGCGTCGTGTTGCGATTATCGGCGGCAACCGCATCCCCTTTGCCCGTTCCAATGGTCCTTACGCCACCGCGAGCAACCAGGCCATGCTGACCGCGGCCCTGGAAGGCCTGATCGAACGCTACAACCTGCACGGCCTGCGCATGGGCGAGGTGGCCGCTGGCGCGGTGCTCAAGCATTCCCGGGATTTCAACCTGACCCGCGAATGCGTGCTCGGCTCGCGGCTGTCGCCGACCACCCCGGCCTACGATATCCAGCAAGCCTGTGGCACCGGCCTGGAAGCGGCGTTGCTGGTGGCCAACAAGATCGCCCTGGGGCAGATCGACTGCGGCATCGCCGGTGGCGTCGATACCACCTCGGACGCGCCGATCGGGGTCAACGAAGGGCTGCGCAAGATCCTGCTGCAGGCCAACCGCGGCAAGACCCTGGGCGACAAACTCAAGACCTTCCTGCAACTGCGCCCCCAGCACCTCAAGCCGGAACTGCCGCGCAATGGCGAACCGCGTACCGGCTTGTCCATGGGCCAGCACTGCGAGCTGATGGCGCAGACCTGGAACATTCCCCGCGACGAGCAGGATCAACTGGCGCTGGAAAGCCATCAGAAAATGGCCGCTGCCTATGCCGAGGGTTGGCACGACGACCTGATGACCCCCTTCCTCGGCCTGACTCGCGACAACAATCTGCGCCCGGACCTGACCCTGGAAAAGCTGGCGTCATTGCAGCCAGTGTTCGAGCGCAGCGACAAGGGCACCCTGACCGCGGGCAACTCCACGCCGTTGACCGATGGTGCGTCCCTGGTGCTGCTGGGCAGCGAGGAATGGGCGAAGGAACGTGGCTTGCCGATCCTCGCCTACCTGCGCGACGGCGAAGCGGCGGCGGTGGATTTCGTCCGCGGCGCGGAGGGGCTGCTGATGGCTCCGGTCTACGCGGTGCCGCGTTTGCTGGCCCGCAACGGCCTGACGCTGCAGGACTTTGACTACTACGAAATCCATGAAGCCTTCGCCGCGCAGGTGCTGTGCACGCTCAAGGCCTGGGAGGATGGGGACTACTGCAAGAGCCGCCTGGGGCTGGACGCGCCCTTGGGCTCCATCGACCGCGGCCGGCTGAATGTCAAAGGCAGTTCGCTGGCGGCCGGGCATCCGTTCGCCGCCACCGGCGGGCGTATTGTCGCCAACCTGGCGAAGCTGCTGGAGGTGGCAGGGAAGGGGCGTGGCCTGATTTCGATCTGCGCCGCCGGTGGCCAGGGCGTGACGGCGATTATCGAGCGCTGA
- a CDS encoding methyl-accepting chemotaxis protein produces MAEAAGRQREAVDMVSTAFHEMVATANEVARSCSQAAESADSGQRQAREGQQQIDAAVHSVDQLSQEIEQSAQSMQQLERDSNDIQSILGTIRSIAEQTNLLALNAAIEAARAGEQGRGFAVVADEVRALAKRTADSTAEIDSLLGNLAKRTSAVTQQMHASLEVSQESVNRIGLARESFGQIRESVDVIRDMNTQIATAAEEQHQVAEDINRHISQIHGDAQLVAELANSARLDSQSLVGLSNELDSLVRRFRT; encoded by the coding sequence ATGGCCGAAGCCGCCGGCCGCCAGCGCGAAGCGGTGGACATGGTCTCGACCGCCTTCCACGAGATGGTCGCCACCGCCAACGAAGTCGCTCGTTCCTGCAGCCAGGCCGCCGAGTCGGCCGACAGTGGCCAGCGCCAGGCCCGCGAAGGCCAGCAACAGATCGATGCCGCGGTGCACAGCGTCGACCAGTTGAGCCAGGAAATCGAACAGTCGGCGCAATCGATGCAACAACTGGAACGCGACAGCAACGACATCCAGTCGATTCTCGGCACCATCCGCTCGATCGCCGAGCAGACCAACCTGCTGGCCCTCAACGCCGCCATCGAAGCAGCCCGCGCCGGTGAGCAGGGTCGTGGTTTCGCGGTGGTCGCCGATGAGGTCCGCGCCCTGGCCAAGCGCACCGCCGACTCCACGGCCGAGATCGACAGCCTGCTGGGCAACCTGGCCAAGCGCACCAGCGCGGTGACCCAGCAGATGCATGCCAGCCTGGAAGTTTCCCAGGAGTCGGTGAACCGCATCGGCCTGGCGCGCGAAAGCTTCGGTCAGATCCGCGAATCGGTGGACGTGATCCGCGACATGAACACCCAGATCGCCACCGCCGCCGAAGAGCAGCATCAGGTGGCCGAGGACATCAACCGGCACATCAGCCAGATCCATGGCGATGCGCAGTTGGTGGCGGAACTGGCGAACTCGGCGCGCCTGGATTCGCAGAGTCTGGTGGGTCTGTCCAACGAACTGGACAGCCTGGTACGGCGCTTCAGGACCTGA
- a CDS encoding PA4780 family RIO1-like protein kinase, producing the protein MKTPKRIEPLIEDGLVDEVLRPLMSGKEAAVYVVRCGNELRCAKVYKEANKRSFRQAAEYQEGRKVRNSRQARAMAKGSKFGRKEAEDAWQNAEVAALFRLANAGVRVPKPFDFLEGVLLMELVADEYGDAAPRLNDVVLEPDQAREYHAFLISQIVLMLCTGLVHGDLSEFNVLLTPDGPVIIDLPQAVDAAGNNHAFSMLERDVGNMASYFGRFAPELKRTRYAKEMWALYEAGTLHPASVLTGEFDDPEELADVGGVLREIEAARLDEERRQAMRLADDAPPTKSEEPPPPPWMQ; encoded by the coding sequence ATGAAGACTCCAAAACGCATTGAACCCCTGATCGAGGACGGTCTGGTCGACGAGGTGCTGCGCCCACTCATGAGTGGTAAAGAAGCAGCTGTTTATGTGGTGCGCTGCGGCAACGAATTACGTTGCGCCAAGGTTTACAAGGAGGCGAACAAACGAAGTTTTCGTCAGGCGGCCGAGTATCAGGAAGGCCGCAAGGTGCGCAACAGCCGTCAGGCTCGCGCGATGGCCAAGGGGTCCAAGTTCGGCCGCAAGGAGGCCGAAGACGCCTGGCAGAACGCCGAAGTGGCGGCGCTGTTCCGCCTGGCCAACGCCGGCGTGCGGGTGCCCAAGCCGTTCGACTTCCTCGAAGGCGTGCTGCTGATGGAGTTGGTGGCGGATGAATACGGCGATGCCGCGCCGCGTCTGAATGACGTGGTGCTGGAGCCGGATCAGGCCCGCGAATATCACGCCTTCCTGATTTCCCAGATCGTGCTGATGCTGTGTACCGGCCTGGTGCACGGTGACCTATCCGAGTTCAACGTGCTGCTGACCCCCGACGGTCCGGTGATCATCGACCTGCCCCAGGCGGTGGATGCGGCGGGCAACAACCACGCCTTCAGCATGCTGGAGCGGGATGTGGGCAACATGGCGTCCTACTTCGGGCGCTTTGCCCCGGAGCTCAAGCGCACTCGTTACGCCAAGGAGATGTGGGCGCTGTACGAAGCCGGCACTCTGCACCCGGCCAGCGTGTTGACCGGCGAGTTCGATGATCCGGAAGAACTGGCGGATGTCGGCGGCGTGCTGCGGGAAATCGAGGCGGCGCGCCTGGACGAGGAGCGGCGCCAGGCCATGCGCCTGGCCGACGACGCGCCACCGACCAAGTCCGAGGAGCCACCGCCTCCACCCTGGATGCAGTGA
- the cueR gene encoding Cu(I)-responsive transcriptional regulator — MNIGQAARKSGLSAKMIRYYESIGLLRPAHRSDSGYRLYGDDDLHSLAFIKRSRDLGFSLEEVGKLLTLWQDRQRASADVKALARQHIDELNRKIAELAGLRDTLQDLVQHCHGDHRPDCPILKDLASGGCCA, encoded by the coding sequence ATGAACATCGGCCAAGCAGCCCGCAAGAGCGGCCTGAGCGCCAAGATGATCCGTTACTACGAGTCCATCGGCCTGCTCAGGCCGGCCCATCGCAGCGACAGCGGCTACCGCCTGTACGGTGACGACGACCTGCACAGCCTGGCGTTTATCAAGCGCTCGCGGGACCTGGGGTTTTCCCTGGAGGAAGTGGGCAAGCTGCTGACCCTGTGGCAGGACCGCCAGCGCGCCAGCGCCGATGTCAAAGCCCTGGCCCGCCAACACATCGACGAGCTCAACCGGAAAATCGCCGAGCTGGCCGGGCTGCGCGACACCCTGCAGGACCTGGTGCAGCACTGCCATGGCGACCACCGCCCGGATTGTCCGATTCTCAAGGACCTTGCTTCGGGTGGGTGCTGCGCTTGA